CCGTATCGAGGCTGACGAAGTCGCCGCCTTCCCGGGCCTGGCGCAGTGGGTCACAGACCAGCACCTTCCAGCCCAACCCATGCAGCACACGCACCAGGCGGCCACCCACTTCGCCCGCGCCCACCACACCGTAGGTGCGCTGCGCCAGCGCCACGCCGTCCAGGTCGGCCAGGGTCAGCAGGCTGCCCAGCACGTAGTCGACCACGCCACGGGCATTGCAACCCGGTGCGCTGCTCCACTGGATGCCGGCTTCGGCGAACCAGGCCAGGTCCAGGTGGTCGGTGCCGATGGTGCAGGTGCCGACAAAGCGCACCTTGCTGCCTTCAAGCAATTGCCGGTCGACCTTGGTCACCGAACGCACCAGCAGCACGTCGGCGTCTTTGACACTGGCGGCGTCGAGGCTGCGGCCGGGGTAGCGGCGGATCTCGCCAAAGCCTTCGAAGAAGGCATCGAGCAGCGGGATATTCTCGTCGGCAACTATCAGCATGGCGCTCTCCTGTCAGGGGAACGCAGTGTAGGCGCTACGCCGCGCGTGTTCCAGCGCGGTTCAGTCGGCTTTCTTGCGGATCCAGTACAGGTAGGTGCCCGCCTCTTCCTGCTGTTGCAGCAGTTCGTGGCCCAGGAAGTTGCAGAACTTGGGGATGTCGCGACGGGTTGACGGGTCGGTGGCGATCACCTTGAGCAGGCCACCGGCAGCCAGGTTGCGCACGTGCTGGTGCAGCATCATGACCGGCTCGGGGCAGTTCAGGCCGGTGGCATCGAGGATGGCGTCAGGGGTGAAATCAGTCATGGGGCGCTCCGGAAATGATGGCTATTGTGGCGCAGAAGGCAGTGCTGACCAAGGGGGCCACAAAGCCCCCGTACCTCAACGCGGCTTCATGTCCAGCCGCCGCAGATGGCACGTCACCTCTTCACGGTCGTGGTACAGCTGCTTGCAGGCAATCGACACCTTGACCTTGCGTGCCTTGAACGTCGCGTCCATCCGGTCCAGCAACTTGCGCACTTCGGCATAGCGCTGCTTCATCGGCAGCTTCAGGTTGACCACCGCCTCGCGGCAAAGGCCCTCGCCCAGCCAGGTCTCGATCAACGAGGTGGTGCGCGCAGGCTTTTCGACGATGTCGCACACCATCCAGTCCACCGGGTGCTTCGGCTGCCAGGTGAAGCCGTCGGCCATGAGGTGTTGCACCAGGCCCGTTTCCATCAGGCTTTCAGCCATGGGGCCGTTGTCGATGGCCGTGACCAGCATGCCCCGGCGCACCAGCTGGTACGTCCAGCCGCCCGGCGAGGCGCCCAGGTCGACACCGGTCATGTCACCGTCCAGGCGCTGCGGCCACTGCTCACGCGGGATGAACTGGTGCCAGGCCTCTTCCAGCTTGAGGGTCGAGCGGCTCGGCGCTTCACGCGGGAATTTCAGGCGCGGAATGCCCATTGGCCACAACGCACTGTTGTTGGCCCCGGCCAGCCCCACGAACACCCGCCGGCCACTGATGAAGGTGAGCAGCAAACGCGGTTTGCCGGCATCCTCGACCAGGCGGCCCGCCTTCTCCAGGGCCTTGCGCAGTGGCACTTCGAACTTGCGGCAGAACGTCGACAGCTCTTTGCCTTCGTTGCTGTCCAGTACCTCCAGCCACAGGCTGCCGAACACCGGCTGACCGGCCAGTTGCTCAAGCAGCACGCTGATGCGGTCGCTTTCCGGCAGTTCGATGTACGCGCCTCGTGCCCACTGGCGCGGGAAGATCAATTGCGCAAAGCGCAGTTCGGCCATCAGCCGTTCGGCCCCTTCGGCCTCGGCGCAGACAAACTCGGCACAGGCGCTCTGCGCCTTGCCCTTGGCATAGCCGGCAACCCCCAGACGGGCCGCGTGTTCGCTGATTTCTGCGCACACCTCACCCTCGAAACCGGGCCGGCAATGCATCAACAGGGTATTCATCACTCACTCCACTACGGCGGGCGCGCTCAACGCGCCGGCAGGCCGGGGATGATAAAGGAAGTTCGGAACCTGCGACATGCCCCGCCGGTCCAGAAAAGGGTCAGGGGTGCCAAAGCGGGCTAACCTGACCTTTCAGCCAGGTCCGTGCCGTGCGGGCCGAAACAGAGCGGTGACACCGGCAAGCTCCAGCCAATGCCGGGCACCGGCGCATAAGGAGTTGGCAATGCCCTCGCTCGATAGCCTGAACACCCTCAAGGCCCTCAAAGTGGCCGACCAGACCTACCACTACTTCAGCCTCGCCGAAGCTGCCCGGCAGCTTGGCGACCTGCAACGCCTGCCCATGTCGCTCAAGGTGCTGCTGGAGAACCTGCTGCGCTGGGAAGACGGGGCAACCGTCACTGGGGATGATCTGCGCGCCCTGGCCGCCTGGCAGCAGGAGCGCCGTTCCGACCGGGAAATCCAGTACCGCCCGGCACGGGTACTGATGCAGGATTTCACCGGTGTGCCGGCGGTGGTCGACCTGGCCGCCATGCGCGCGGCCATGGCCAAGGCCGGTGGCGACCCGCAGCGCATCAACCCGCTGTCGCCGGTAGACCTGGTGATCGACCACTCGGTGATGGTCGACCGCTACGCCACACCTGAAGCCTTCACCCAGAACGTCGACATCGAGATGCAGCGCAATGGCGAGCGCTATGCGTTCCTGCGCTGGGGCCAGAGTGCGTTCGACAACTTCCGCGTGGTGCCGCCGGGCACCGGCATCTGCCACCAGGTGAACCTGGAATACCTTGGGCGTACGGTATGGACTCGTGAGGAAGATGGCCGTACCTATGCGTTCCCCGACACGCTGGTGGGCACCGACTCGCACACCACCATGATCAATGGCCTCGGCGTACTGGGCTGGGGCGTGGGCGGCATCGAGGCGGAGGCAGCCATGCTGGGCCAGCCGGTGTCGATGCTGATCCCGGAGGTAATCGGCTTCAAGCTCACCGGCAAGCTGCGCGAAGGCATCACCGCCACCGACCTGGTGCTGACCGTGACCCAGATGCTGCGCAAGAAGGGCGTGGTGGGCAAGTTCGTCGAGTTTTATGGTGACGGCCTGGCCGACCTGCCCTTGGCCGACCGCGCCACCCTGGCCAACATGGCCCCGGAATATGGCGCCACCTGCGGGTTCTTCCCGGTCGACGAAGTAACGCTCGACTACCTGCGCTTGTCTGGCCGGCCCGAACAGAGCGTGCAACTGGTCGAAGCCTATTGCAAGCAGCAGGGCCTGTGGCGCCTGGCTGGCCAGGAGCCGCTGTTCAGCGACACGCTGGCGTTGGACATGCACGACGTCGAAGCCAGCCTGGCCGGGCCGAAGCGCCCCCAGGACCGGGTTGCCCTGGGCCAGGTGAGCCAGGCATTTGACCAGTTCATCGAACTGCAGCCCAAACCCCTGGCCAAGGACGTTGGCCGCCTGGAAAGCGAAGGCGGTGGCGGCGTGGCGGTAGGCAATGCCGACCAGGCCGGTCAGATCGATTACAGCTTCAACGGGCAAACCCATACCCTGCGCGATGGCGCCGTGGTGATCGCGGCAATCACCTCATGCACCAACACCTCCAACCCCAGCGTGATGATGGCGGCCGGGCTGGTGGCCAAAAAGGCACTGGAAAAAGGCCTGCAACGCAAGCCCTGGGTCAAGAGTTCGCTGGCGCCCGGCTCCAAGGTGGTTACCGACTATTACAAGGCCGCCGGGCTTACGCCTTATCTCGATGAGTTGGGCTTTGACCTGGTCGGCTATGGCTGCACCACCTGCATCGGCAACTCCGGCCCGCTGGACGAGGCCATCGAAAAAGCCATTGGCAGCGCCGACCTCACGGTGGCCTCGGTGTTGTCGGGCAACCGTAACTTCGAAGGCCGCGTGCACCCGCTGGTGAAAACCAACTGGCTGGCGTCACCGCCACTGGTGGTGGCCTACGCGCTGGCGGGCAGCGTACGTGTGGACCTGACCTGCGATGCGCTGGGCACTGGCAAGGACGGGCAGCCGGTGTACCTGCGCGACATCTGGCCCAGCCAGCAGGAAATCGCCGAAGCCGTGGCCAAGGTCGACACCGCCATGTTCCACAAGGAGTACGCCGAGGTGTTTGCCGGTGACGCGCAATGGCAGGCGATTGAAGTGCCGCAAGCGGCTACCTATGTGTGGCAGGACGACTCCACCTACATTCAGCACCCGCCCTTCTTCGAGGCTATCGGCGGGCCGCTGCCCGAGATCACGGACATTCACAACGCGCGCATCCTTGCCCTGCTCGGCGATTCGGTGACCACCGACCACATTTCGCCGGCTGGCAACATCAAGGCCGACAGCCCGGCGGGCCGGTATTTGCGTGACAAGGGCGTGGAGCCGCGGGACTTCAACTCTTACGGTTCGCGGCGTGGCAACCATGAGGTGATGATGCGTGGCACGTTTGCGAACATTCGCATCCGCAACGAAATGCTTGGGGGCGAGGAAGGTGGCAATACCCTTTACGTGCCCAGCGACGAAAAACTGTCGATCTATGACGCGGCCATGCGCTACCAGGCCGAAGGTACACCGCTGGTGGTGATCGCCGGGCAGGAATATGGCACGGGTTCGAGCCGTGACTGGGCGGCCAAGGGGACAAATCTGCTGGGCGTGAAAGCGGTATTGGCAGAGAGTTTCGAGCGTATTCACCGGTCCAACCTGGTGGGCATGGGCGTGCTGCCGTTGCAGTTCACGGCTGGGCAGGATCGCAAGCAGCTGGGGCTGACGGGCAAGGAGCAGATTGACCTGACGGGGCTTGAGGGGGTGGCGATCAAGCCCGGCATGAGCCTTACGCTGGGTATTACCCGTGAAGATGGGCAACAGCAGCAGATCGAGGTGTTGTGCCGGATCGACACGCTCAATGAAGTGGAGTACTTCAAGGCGGGGGGGATTTTGCACTATGTGTTGCGGCAGATGATTCAGCACTAGGCAAAGTGCTGCGTTCAAGCCTTCTGAACCCGAGCAGTTTGCAGTTTGCTTTTTGCTTTTGCTTTTGCTTTTGCTTTTGCTTCTAAGCGCGCGGTAGTTCAGGCGCCGCGGACGGCGACTTCAGGAGGCCGAACGCAGGCGTCTGGAGGGCCAGGGTGCGCAGCACCCCTTCGGCGTTAGCCGAAGGCGCGAGATGTAGGTTTGCGCAGCAAACCGTAGGCCGCGCGGGCCCGGAGGGCGCCGGAGTGAGGGGACCCCGGAGCGCAGCGCAGGGGCCGGATGATGGGAGCCAGCGTTTTTTGGTTACTTTTTGTCGCGTTTGACAAAAAGTGACCCGCCGTAAGGGCGGAAAGGTGACTTCGCGTCGCCATCGCCAATGAATGCTAACGGTGTTGTCAAAACAACTGCTCTGGCTCTTAAGCTTTGGCTGGCTGCTGGCTGCTGGCTGCTTCGAGACCGCGTCAATCCTCAGCTGCTGTGATGGCGCACACTCACCTTTCCGCCCTTACGGCGGGTTACTTTTTGACTGGGCAAAAAGTAACCAAAAACCCCGGCTCCCATCATCCGGCCCCTACGCTACGCTCCGGGGTCCCC
The genomic region above belongs to Pseudomonas sp. PSKL.D1 and contains:
- the tusA gene encoding sulfurtransferase TusA, yielding MTDFTPDAILDATGLNCPEPVMMLHQHVRNLAAGGLLKVIATDPSTRRDIPKFCNFLGHELLQQQEEAGTYLYWIRKKAD
- the rlmM gene encoding 23S rRNA (cytidine(2498)-2'-O)-methyltransferase RlmM, whose product is MNTLLMHCRPGFEGEVCAEISEHAARLGVAGYAKGKAQSACAEFVCAEAEGAERLMAELRFAQLIFPRQWARGAYIELPESDRISVLLEQLAGQPVFGSLWLEVLDSNEGKELSTFCRKFEVPLRKALEKAGRLVEDAGKPRLLLTFISGRRVFVGLAGANNSALWPMGIPRLKFPREAPSRSTLKLEEAWHQFIPREQWPQRLDGDMTGVDLGASPGGWTYQLVRRGMLVTAIDNGPMAESLMETGLVQHLMADGFTWQPKHPVDWMVCDIVEKPARTTSLIETWLGEGLCREAVVNLKLPMKQRYAEVRKLLDRMDATFKARKVKVSIACKQLYHDREEVTCHLRRLDMKPR
- the acnA gene encoding aconitate hydratase AcnA; the protein is MPSLDSLNTLKALKVADQTYHYFSLAEAARQLGDLQRLPMSLKVLLENLLRWEDGATVTGDDLRALAAWQQERRSDREIQYRPARVLMQDFTGVPAVVDLAAMRAAMAKAGGDPQRINPLSPVDLVIDHSVMVDRYATPEAFTQNVDIEMQRNGERYAFLRWGQSAFDNFRVVPPGTGICHQVNLEYLGRTVWTREEDGRTYAFPDTLVGTDSHTTMINGLGVLGWGVGGIEAEAAMLGQPVSMLIPEVIGFKLTGKLREGITATDLVLTVTQMLRKKGVVGKFVEFYGDGLADLPLADRATLANMAPEYGATCGFFPVDEVTLDYLRLSGRPEQSVQLVEAYCKQQGLWRLAGQEPLFSDTLALDMHDVEASLAGPKRPQDRVALGQVSQAFDQFIELQPKPLAKDVGRLESEGGGGVAVGNADQAGQIDYSFNGQTHTLRDGAVVIAAITSCTNTSNPSVMMAAGLVAKKALEKGLQRKPWVKSSLAPGSKVVTDYYKAAGLTPYLDELGFDLVGYGCTTCIGNSGPLDEAIEKAIGSADLTVASVLSGNRNFEGRVHPLVKTNWLASPPLVVAYALAGSVRVDLTCDALGTGKDGQPVYLRDIWPSQQEIAEAVAKVDTAMFHKEYAEVFAGDAQWQAIEVPQAATYVWQDDSTYIQHPPFFEAIGGPLPEITDIHNARILALLGDSVTTDHISPAGNIKADSPAGRYLRDKGVEPRDFNSYGSRRGNHEVMMRGTFANIRIRNEMLGGEEGGNTLYVPSDEKLSIYDAAMRYQAEGTPLVVIAGQEYGTGSSRDWAAKGTNLLGVKAVLAESFERIHRSNLVGMGVLPLQFTAGQDRKQLGLTGKEQIDLTGLEGVAIKPGMSLTLGITREDGQQQQIEVLCRIDTLNEVEYFKAGGILHYVLRQMIQH